TTTCCTTTTTATTTTGCTTAATTGGTTAAGCGCGTAACAATTTCTTGTACATTCCCAGCTTCAACTAAATGTAAATTTCGCCCTGCCCACATCGCCATTAAGCTAGAGATTCCGAATTCTTGTGCTCTTTTACGAATACTCATTGTTAAGTCATTTTGATATGGATAAGGTGCAATCGTATTGTCTTCCATAAAAACCATAAAATCATTTTCTATACCTCTTGCTAATTTTCCTGAAAAGACTTTTGTTAAAGCAGTAACATCTTCCTCTGCATTTAAAATTTGTTTTTTATGAATTTCCGGAGCACCACTTTCTTCACTAACAATAAAAGCTGTTCCAATCTGAACTGCTTCTGCACCTGATTCAAGTGCTTCTTGAACTTGTTTCTTAGTAGCAATCCCCCCTGCAGCAATAACAGGAATTTTCACTTTCCCATTAACACCTTCGAGTAGTTCGTGTAAAGTTACCAATTCCACAGGCTCAGTAAATGAACCACGATGCCCCCCTGCTTCTTCTCCTTGTATTACAACTGCATCTAAACCACAATCTTGTACTAATAGTGCTTCTTCAACTGTTGTAGCTGTTCCAATTGTATAAATTCTATGTTCTTTTAGTTTTTTCATAATCTCTTGACTAGGTATCCCGAAAGTGAAAGAACATACTTTTACATCTTCTTCAATGATGACATCTATTTGTGCATCAAATTCAGAAGTTGACAAAATGGCCCCTTCATCTGCAATCATTAATTTCTTTCGATATGGTTTCAATGCATTATAAGCTTCTTCTAGTACTTCTTTTGTAGCTTCAACATCATTTGGGACAAATAAATTTACAGCAAATGGTTTAGTTGTTTCCTTTTTCACTTCTTTAATAAAAGCTCTCGTAACTTCAGCGCTTAAATAACCTGCACCGATCGAACCTAAAATGCCCGCATTGGCACTTGCTACAACCATTTCAGGTGTTGTAACACCAGCCATCGGTGCCTGTATAATTGGAAATTTCATTTTTAATTGTTCCATTAATGTCATCTGAATCCCCCTAAATTTTTTGTAATAAACTCTAC
This window of the Rummeliibacillus pycnus genome carries:
- a CDS encoding NAD(P)H-dependent flavin oxidoreductase, translated to MTLMEQLKMKFPIIQAPMAGVTTPEMVVASANAGILGSIGAGYLSAEVTRAFIKEVKKETTKPFAVNLFVPNDVEATKEVLEEAYNALKPYRKKLMIADEGAILSTSEFDAQIDVIIEEDVKVCSFTFGIPSQEIMKKLKEHRIYTIGTATTVEEALLVQDCGLDAVVIQGEEAGGHRGSFTEPVELVTLHELLEGVNGKVKIPVIAAGGIATKKQVQEALESGAEAVQIGTAFIVSEESGAPEIHKKQILNAEEDVTALTKVFSGKLARGIENDFMVFMEDNTIAPYPYQNDLTMSIRKRAQEFGISSLMAMWAGRNLHLVEAGNVQEIVTRLTN